One genomic segment of Leptospira montravelensis includes these proteins:
- a CDS encoding integrase core domain-containing protein, whose protein sequence is VSLLLCISLLLNTYSLLNSKSLLFEIAFLKSQLTAYKRKEKVFHTKPKERMILVLISYLFPNWESSLMIVSPNTLLKWREKKFQLFWKLLSRRKIPGRPNIPWDLIKLIRRIAKENRIWGSTKLHGILIKLGLVVSERTVSRYIPKRPTDPRKRLSWNQFYNLHSSSLIVSDLFSVISYRLREIYKVIFFLDIQTRQILHFDIHSKPTTSWVRRVIKFAFRKKGLENTSYLITDNDTLFGKRFTRYLKRLGIKHKKTTVRSPWENGYAERFVKTCRNEFLDYFIPMNEYHLQVKLEEFIHFYNHNRTHLALNKETP, encoded by the coding sequence GGTCTCTCTTCTCCTCTGTATTTCCCTCCTTCTTAACACCTATTCCCTGCTAAATTCTAAATCCCTTCTCTTCGAAATTGCCTTCCTCAAATCCCAACTCACTGCTTACAAAAGAAAAGAAAAAGTCTTTCATACAAAACCAAAGGAAAGAATGATATTGGTTCTTATCTCCTACTTGTTCCCAAACTGGGAATCTTCGTTAATGATTGTTTCTCCAAACACTTTACTCAAATGGCGAGAAAAGAAATTCCAACTTTTCTGGAAACTTCTCTCTCGAAGGAAAATACCAGGTAGACCAAACATCCCTTGGGATCTCATCAAACTCATTCGAAGAATCGCCAAAGAAAACAGAATTTGGGGATCTACCAAACTTCACGGGATTTTAATCAAACTAGGACTAGTTGTATCGGAAAGGACTGTTTCTCGTTATATTCCCAAAAGACCAACGGATCCTAGAAAAAGACTTTCTTGGAACCAGTTCTACAACCTGCATTCCAGTTCTCTTATTGTATCTGATTTGTTTAGTGTCATCTCGTATCGTTTAAGAGAGATCTACAAAGTGATCTTCTTTCTAGACATACAAACAAGACAAATCCTTCACTTTGACATTCACAGTAAACCAACAACGAGTTGGGTGCGACGAGTCATCAAATTTGCTTTTAGAAAAAAAGGATTGGAGAATACATCTTATCTGATTACAGATAACGATACTTTATTTGGAAAACGATTCACTCGGTATTTGAAGAGGCTTGGGATCAAACACAAAAAGACTACGGTTCGTTCGCCTTGGGAAAATGGGTATGCAGAACGATTTGTCAAAACCTGTAGAAATGAATTTCTAGATTACTTCATCCCAATGAACGAATACCATTTGCAGGTGAAGCTAGAAGAGTTTATCCACTTCTACAACCACAACCGAACCCATCTTGCCCTCAACAAAGAAACACC